One part of the Humulus lupulus chromosome 9, drHumLupu1.1, whole genome shotgun sequence genome encodes these proteins:
- the LOC133799290 gene encoding small RNA 2'-O-methyltransferase, producing MEIGESTDVAVRKSALTPKAIIYQKFGNEACFKVEEVQESNQNECPGLAIVQRGPCLYRCSLQLPEISVSSGTFKKKKEAEQSASELALQKLGIDPATYNIAEQDPWNALVNRIKFLFSSEFLTTLHPLSGHLRAALQREGDLYGHVPVSVIAMLDPKISNLSKSIDPKVELHPYMAISYVMKAAAGLSGIVDTSEKQLWVKRKNPYPLKITDLDIQQSGSPGSCSVEAIYIPCSNGKIVYAVNLDVSSTGYYLDVVANQLGLMDASKVLITRPIGRASSEVRLYFAASETHMLEVSSDLSNTKPDMHSDGSYNTRSSCLSGEAIYGDAILASIGYTWKFKDLFHEDLSMQTYYRMLLNKVPSGVYKLSRGAILAADLPLAYTTRANWRGSFPREILCTFCRQHRLSEPIYSTVSISEAPSETSGSHKKLKLRDSAVEETEHANGSIVAAGSKGVVESGGTFRCEVKIYSKFQDLIIECSPKESYKKQSDSYQNASLKVLIWLDAYFMNFNTPVESLNSSACELDIKFNPTNFFKAFALCRPIQSFSYGETQEGRADESNAMPGQGICGPDSGVSPSNGSIACISYSVMSVIKSTNTKELLESSDEFEFEIGSSSVLHQIEAAILQMTVGQSAILHMDVHSPELILAAATDSERILSLLSSKDCCLEYAITLCQVTEPLEDRMEQALFSPPLSKQRVEYAVQHIRQTCATTLVDFGCGSGSLLDSLLNYQTSLEKIVGVDISHKSLVRAAKILHSKLNANEASAGIKSAILYDGSITEFDPRLCRFDIGTCLEVIEHMEEDQAWLFGDVVLSYFCPKILIVSTPNYEYNVILQRSNLSNQEEDPEDKAQSQACKFRNHDHKFEWTREQFEQWASDLATKHNYSVEFSGVGGSGDMEPGFASQIAVFRKGTTPTLANDDLPVVVADNHCSVVWEWNSGKRS from the exons ATGGAAATTGGAGAATCCACAGATGTTGCTGTGCGAAAGAGTGCCCTCACGCCTAAGGCTATTATATATCAGAAGTTTGGTAATGAGGCATGCTTTAAAGTTGAGGAAGTACAGGAATCTAACCAAAATGAATGCCCGGGATTGGCTATTGTACAGAGAGGTCCTTGCCTGTACCGTTGCTCATTGCAGCTTCCTGAAATTTCTGTTAGTTCTGGAACTTTTaaaaagaagaaggaagctgaGCAATCGGCCTCGGAATTGGCCTTACAAAag CTAGGTATTGATCCTGCAACGTACAACATTGCTGAACAAGATCCATGGAATGCTCTAGTCAATCGTATCAAGTTTTTGTTCTCAAGTGAG TTCCTAACTACTCTTCATCCTCTAAGTGGTCACCTCAGAGCAGCTTTGCAGAGAGAAGGTGATCTCTATGGTCATGTTCCTGTTTCAGTCATTGCTATGCTTGATCCCAAAATTTCCAATCTAAGCAAGTCCATAGATCCTAAGGTGGAGTTGCATCCATATATGGCCATATCTTATGTTATGAAGGCTGCTGCTGGATTATCTGGGATTGTTGATACTTCTGAAAAACAGCTTTGGGTCAAGAGGAAAAATCCATACCCTCTTAAAATTACAGATTTAGATATTCAACAATCTGGCTCACCAGGAAGTTGCTCGGTTGAAGCCATATATATACCATGTTCAAATGGGAAGATCGTTTATGCTGTAAACCTTGATGTTTCTTCAACAGGATATTACCTGGATGTTGTTGCAAATCAGCTAGGTTTGATGGATGCTTCTAAGGTTTTGATTACCAG GCCTATTGGTAGAGCTTCTTCTGAGGTGAGGTTGTACTTTGCTGCTTCGGAGACTCATATGTTAGAAGTGTCTTCAGATCTTTCAAATACCAAACCAGACATGCATTCTGATGGATCTTATAACACAAGGTCAAGTTGCTTGTCTGGTGAGGCTATATATGGTGATGCAATTTTGGCATCCATTGGATATACGTGGAAGTTTAAAGACCTTTTTCATGAAGATTTAAGCATGCAAACATATTACAG GATGCTTTTGAACAAGGTACCAAGTGGAGTTTACAAGTTATCGCGAGGAGCAATACTTGCGGCTGATTTACCTTTAGCATATACTACTAGGGCAAACTGGAGGGGTTCCTTTCCAAGAGAAATCCTCTGTACATTTTGCCGCCAGCACCGACTTTCTGAACCTATTTACTCAACTGTAAGTATCTCTGAAGCACCATCTGAGACATCAGGGTCACACAAAAAGTTGAAGTTGAGAGACTCAGCTGTGGAAGAGACAGAGCATGCAAATGGTAGCATAGTTGCTGCTGGTTCCAAGGGAGTAGTGGAATCAGGAGGCACCTTTCGATGTGAAGTTAAGATATATTCAAAGTTTCAGGATTTGATCATAGAGTGTTCACCAAAGGAATCTTACAAGAAGCAGAGTGATTCCTATCAAAATGCATCTTTGAAAGTTCTAATATGGTTAGATGCATATTTTATGAATTTCAATACTCCTGTAGAGAGTCTAAACAGTTCTGCATGTGAACTCGACATTAAATTTAACCCTACAAACTTTTTTAAAGCATTTGCACTCTGTCGGCCCATTCAATCTTTCTCGTATGGTGAGACTCAGGAAGGCAGAGCAGATGAGTCAAATGCTATGCCAGGACAAGGAATATGTGGTCCAGATTCTGGTGTCTCTCCATCTAATGGATCAATAGCATGTATAAGTTATTCAGTGATGTCGGTGATTAAAAGTACAAATACAAAAGAACTTCTTGAAAGTAGTGATGAGTTTGAGTTTGAGATTGGATCTAGTTCAGTGCTACACCAAATTGAAGCAGCTATTTTGCAAATGACTGTTGGGCAGTCAGCTATTTTACATATGGACGTGCACTCTCCAGAATTAATTTTAGCTGCCGCAACTGATTCTGAAAGGATTCTGTCTTTGCTGTCTTcaa AAGACTGCTGCTTGGAGTATGCTATAACTTTATGTCAAGTAACAGAACCTCTGGAAGACAGAATGGAGCAGGCACTTTTCAGTCCTCCTCTTTCTAAGCAGCGAGTTGAATATGCAGTACAACACATTAGACAAACCTGTGCTACTACTTTg GTTGATTTTGGATGTGGCTCTGGAAGTTTGTTGGATTCTTTATTAAATTATCAGACTTCTCTTGAAAAAATTGTTGGCGTTGATATTTCTCACAAAAGTCTTGTACGCGCAGCAAAA ATACTACATTCAAAACTAAATGCAAATGAAGCTAGTGCTGGTATTAAGTCTGCTATTCTATATGATGGTTCTATCACAGAATTCGACCCTAGATTGTGCAGATTTGATATTGGTACTTGTTTAGAG GTAATCGAGCACATGGAGGAAGATCAAGCATGGTTGTTTGGTGACGTTGTGCTGAGCTACTTTTGTCCAAAGATTCTGATTGTTTCTACTCCCAACTACGAATACAATGTAATACTCCAGAGATCTAATCTATCAAACCAGGAAGAAGATCCAGAAGACAAAGCTCAGTCTCAAGCCTGTAAATTTCGTAATCACGACCATAAGTTCGAGTGGACTAGAGAGCAGTTCGAGCAGTGGGCGTCAGACTTGGCCACTAAACACAATTACAGTGTTGAGTTCAGTGGTGTTGGTGGTTCTGGTGACATGGAACCCGGTTTTGCTTCCCAGATTGCTGTTTTCAGAAAGGGAACAACTCCAACTCTAGCTAACGATGATCTGCCAGTAGTTGTTGCTGATAATCATTGCAGCGTTGTGTGGGAATGGAATAGTGGCAAAAGATCATGA